From Mycolicibacterium cosmeticum, a single genomic window includes:
- a CDS encoding NAD(P)H-dependent flavin oxidoreductase → MTPTSPSALCAQYGIDFPLFAFSHCRDVVAAVTNAGGFGVLGGAAFTPEQLDRELTWIDQHVHGKPYGVDIIVPAKFEGKGERLTKADLAARIPQDYRDYIDNLLREHGIEPDPTPRTGAPVLAGGTGSDLLQVALSHPIKLMANALGVPPDYMIEAGREHGIPVAALVGAKEHAVKQVAAGVDLIVAQGTEAGGHCGEVSTLVVVPEVLEALAAIGSSTPVLAAGGIVTGRQMAASVALGAAGAWTGSVWLTTEEAETEPHTVAKMLAAGSRDTVRSAGRTGKPSRQLVSDWTDAWAPAGGQQPLPLPLQNMLSEPVLRRVDALAAQGHEGAQALATYFVGQGVGLMNKVRPARDVVLEFIEDYVAAAERLGGSLPG, encoded by the coding sequence ATGACACCGACGTCTCCCTCGGCGCTCTGCGCGCAATACGGCATCGACTTCCCGCTGTTCGCCTTCAGTCACTGCCGCGATGTGGTCGCCGCGGTGACCAACGCCGGCGGCTTCGGGGTGCTCGGCGGCGCCGCCTTCACCCCCGAGCAGCTGGACCGCGAGCTGACCTGGATCGACCAGCACGTGCACGGCAAGCCCTACGGCGTCGACATCATCGTGCCCGCCAAATTCGAGGGCAAGGGCGAGCGGCTCACCAAGGCCGATCTGGCTGCCCGGATCCCGCAGGACTACCGCGACTACATCGACAACCTGCTCCGCGAGCACGGCATCGAGCCCGACCCGACGCCGCGCACCGGCGCCCCCGTACTGGCCGGCGGCACCGGCTCGGACCTGCTGCAGGTGGCGCTGAGCCATCCCATCAAGCTGATGGCCAACGCGCTCGGGGTGCCGCCGGACTACATGATCGAGGCGGGCCGTGAGCACGGCATCCCGGTGGCCGCGCTGGTCGGCGCCAAGGAGCACGCCGTCAAACAGGTCGCCGCCGGGGTGGACCTGATCGTCGCGCAGGGCACCGAGGCCGGCGGCCACTGCGGTGAGGTGTCGACGCTGGTGGTGGTGCCCGAGGTGTTGGAGGCGTTGGCGGCGATCGGCAGCTCGACCCCGGTGCTGGCCGCCGGCGGCATCGTGACCGGCAGGCAGATGGCGGCGTCGGTGGCGCTCGGCGCGGCCGGGGCGTGGACCGGCTCGGTGTGGCTGACGACCGAGGAAGCCGAGACCGAGCCGCACACCGTCGCCAAGATGTTGGCCGCCGGTTCGCGTGACACCGTGCGGTCGGCGGGCCGCACCGGCAAACCGTCACGGCAGCTGGTGTCGGACTGGACCGATGCCTGGGCGCCGGCGGGTGGGCAGCAGCCGCTGCCGTTGCCGCTGCAGAACATGCTGAGCGAGCCGGTGCTGCGCCGCGTCGACGCGCTGGCCGCCCAGGGGCATGAGGGTGCCCAGGCGCTGGCCACCTACTTCGTCGGTCAGGGTGTCGGGCTGATGAACAAGGTGCGGCCGGCGCGCGACGTGGTGCTGGAGTTCATCGAGGATTACGTGGCCGCCGCCGAGCGCCTCGGCGGCTCACTGCCCGGCTGA
- a CDS encoding alpha/beta hydrolase, translating to MLLADAAAADPYHHGLSLLRGWLPIVIQLVAAAILIAAVGWRTRRWRLLWLPLALLLGVAAAAWANWFIDSQGMADDPAPDELWVWIGLSGLAIGVAVFGWASAPWWRRGVSALAVAGCLLSSALAVNLWVGYFPTVQTAWNQLTAGPLPDETDLATVQAQKAAHAVPAHGAVVPVTIPADASGFKHRTELVYLPPAWFAGATQLPAVMMIGGEFNTPADWLRTGDAAATMDAFAAAHGGNAPVFVFVDSGGSFNNDTECVNGPRGNVADHLTKDVVPYVNSTFGVNPAAAGWGIVGWSMGGTCAVDLTVMHPDLFSAFVDIAGDLGPTAGTHEQTVSRLFGGSEAAWAGFDPTTVMNAHGSYRGVAGWFEISSTPQTPRKVDQAAAADAVGLGGRDAGGNPGDQTAAAHSLCALGTAKGMDCAVIAAPGKHDWPFAKATFTASLPWLAGRLGTPGVPRIGFPAATTAGPTAVPANVAEPATGK from the coding sequence ATGCTGCTCGCCGATGCCGCCGCAGCGGACCCATACCATCACGGCCTGTCGTTGCTGCGGGGCTGGCTGCCCATCGTGATCCAGCTCGTCGCCGCGGCGATCCTGATCGCCGCCGTCGGGTGGCGTACCCGGCGCTGGCGCCTGCTGTGGTTGCCGCTGGCGTTGCTGCTCGGCGTCGCCGCCGCGGCCTGGGCCAACTGGTTCATCGACTCCCAGGGCATGGCCGACGATCCGGCCCCCGACGAACTGTGGGTGTGGATCGGGCTGAGCGGGCTGGCGATCGGCGTCGCGGTGTTCGGCTGGGCGTCGGCGCCGTGGTGGCGTCGCGGGGTCTCGGCACTCGCGGTTGCCGGTTGTCTGCTCAGTTCGGCACTGGCGGTGAACCTGTGGGTGGGTTACTTCCCGACGGTGCAGACCGCGTGGAACCAGCTGACCGCCGGGCCGCTGCCCGACGAAACGGACCTGGCGACCGTGCAGGCGCAGAAGGCCGCCCACGCCGTGCCCGCGCACGGCGCCGTCGTCCCGGTGACCATTCCGGCCGATGCCTCGGGATTCAAACACCGCACCGAACTGGTCTACCTGCCGCCGGCCTGGTTCGCCGGCGCCACCCAGCTTCCGGCGGTGATGATGATCGGCGGTGAGTTCAACACGCCGGCGGACTGGCTGCGCACCGGTGACGCCGCCGCGACCATGGACGCGTTCGCCGCGGCGCACGGCGGCAACGCCCCGGTGTTCGTCTTCGTCGACAGCGGCGGGTCGTTCAACAACGACACCGAGTGTGTCAACGGACCGCGCGGCAATGTCGCCGACCACCTGACCAAAGATGTGGTGCCGTATGTGAATTCGACATTCGGGGTGAATCCCGCAGCGGCCGGCTGGGGCATCGTCGGGTGGTCGATGGGCGGCACCTGCGCGGTCGACCTGACGGTCATGCACCCCGACCTGTTCAGCGCGTTCGTCGACATCGCCGGTGATCTGGGGCCCACCGCGGGCACCCACGAGCAGACCGTCAGCCGGTTGTTCGGGGGTAGCGAGGCCGCGTGGGCCGGGTTCGACCCGACCACCGTGATGAACGCCCATGGCAGCTACCGGGGCGTCGCCGGGTGGTTCGAGATTTCCAGCACCCCGCAGACCCCGCGCAAGGTGGACCAGGCCGCCGCCGCCGATGCGGTCGGGTTGGGCGGCCGGGATGCCGGCGGCAACCCGGGCGACCAGACGGCGGCCGCGCACTCGCTGTGCGCGCTGGGCACCGCCAAGGGGATGGACTGCGCGGTGATCGCCGCCCCGGGCAAGCATGACTGGCCGTTCGCGAAGGCCACCTTCACCGCGTCGCTGCCCTGGCTGGCCGGCCGGCTGGGCACCCCGGGGGTGCCGCGGATCGGCTTCCCGGCGGCCACGACGGCTGGACCCACCGCCGTGCCGGCGAACGTGGCGGAGCCGGCTACCGGTAAGTGA
- a CDS encoding nitroreductase/quinone reductase family protein has product MSDGLRKFKFERQLGRLVMNPVVATLDKLGVRSRLIVELETTGAKTGLARRVPLAGRADENGVWVISQHGRRAGWAHNIAVHPEVRVRVNDQWRTGTATFEPEDDVRSRARTFGGTATALTMRAMESDPISVRITYR; this is encoded by the coding sequence ATGTCTGACGGATTGCGTAAGTTCAAGTTCGAACGCCAGCTCGGCCGGCTGGTGATGAATCCCGTGGTGGCCACCCTGGACAAGCTCGGGGTGCGCTCGCGCCTCATCGTCGAACTGGAGACCACGGGCGCCAAGACCGGCCTGGCGCGCCGCGTCCCGCTCGCCGGACGCGCCGACGAGAACGGCGTATGGGTCATCTCCCAGCACGGGCGACGCGCCGGCTGGGCCCACAACATCGCCGTCCATCCCGAGGTGCGCGTCCGGGTGAACGATCAATGGCGAACGGGCACAGCCACCTTCGAGCCGGAAGACGATGTGCGCAGCCGGGCCCGCACCTTCGGTGGCACGGCGACGGCGCTGACCATGCGGGCCATGGAGAGCGACCCGATCTCGGTGCGCATCACTTACCGGTAG
- the phoU gene encoding phosphate signaling complex protein PhoU gives MRTEFHAEIDHLTAELGQMCELAATVMAYATTALVHDDDDAAHRVGVELARLTRLHHCVSERAFAILALQAPVAHDLRVVMSAFPISADANRMGGLAANITKVTRRRESTPVPPVALEVFADMGRHAVLLAERAQAAVLVNDLVAAQRITEGDEVMNELHRRLFTMVLDDRWEHGPIAAANVMLLGRFYERFADHAVSIARRVVFQASGRLPNVSASPT, from the coding sequence ATGCGTACCGAGTTCCACGCCGAGATCGATCACCTGACGGCCGAGCTCGGCCAGATGTGCGAACTCGCGGCCACCGTGATGGCGTACGCAACCACCGCCTTGGTGCACGACGATGACGACGCCGCGCATCGAGTGGGGGTGGAACTGGCCCGGCTGACCCGGCTGCACCACTGTGTCAGCGAACGGGCCTTTGCGATCCTCGCCCTGCAGGCGCCGGTGGCCCACGATCTGCGGGTGGTGATGTCGGCCTTCCCCATCTCGGCGGACGCCAACCGGATGGGCGGGTTGGCCGCCAATATCACCAAGGTGACCCGGCGGCGGGAGTCGACGCCGGTGCCGCCCGTGGCACTGGAGGTCTTCGCCGATATGGGCCGGCACGCCGTGCTGTTGGCCGAACGCGCGCAAGCGGCGGTTCTGGTCAACGATCTCGTTGCCGCACAACGCATCACCGAAGGTGACGAGGTGATGAACGAACTGCACCGCAGGCTGTTCACCATGGTGCTCGACGACCGTTGGGAGCATGGGCCGATCGCCGCGGCCAACGTCATGCTGCTCGGCCGGTTCTACGAGCGGTTCGCCGACCATGCCGTCAGCATCGCCCGCCGGGTCGTCTTCCAGGCGTCCGGGCGGCTGCCGAACGTCAGCGCCTCGCCGACGTGA
- a CDS encoding DUF4383 domain-containing protein, with amino-acid sequence MTTSTPHTRSHTPAVRIAALAVGALFLVVGIAGFIPGLTTHTDMLTWAGHHSGSMLLGVFAVSVLHNVVHLAFGVAGLLASRTVTAARLFLIVAGVIYLVLTLYGLVIDHTSTANFVPVNTADNWLHLVLGVGMVALGVVLGRPAVHTDDGTAPPTDGIE; translated from the coding sequence ATGACCACTTCCACTCCGCACACGCGCAGCCATACGCCGGCCGTGCGCATCGCCGCCCTCGCGGTCGGCGCGCTGTTCCTCGTTGTCGGCATCGCCGGCTTCATCCCCGGGCTGACCACCCACACCGACATGTTGACCTGGGCCGGGCATCACTCGGGCAGCATGTTGCTCGGGGTGTTCGCGGTGTCGGTCCTGCACAACGTGGTGCACCTGGCCTTCGGGGTCGCCGGGCTGCTCGCATCCCGCACCGTCACCGCCGCCCGGCTCTTCCTCATCGTCGCCGGCGTGATCTACCTCGTCCTGACGCTGTACGGTTTGGTGATCGATCACACCAGCACCGCCAATTTCGTGCCGGTCAACACCGCCGACAACTGGCTACACCTGGTGCTGGGCGTGGGGATGGTGGCCCTGGGCGTGGTGCTGGGCCGGCCCGCCGTCCACACCGACGACGGCACCGCCCCGCCCACCGATGGGATCGAGTGA
- a CDS encoding Dps family protein gives MSEFTIPGLSDKDSREIADLLQRQLSTYNDLHLTLKHVHWNVVGPNFIGVHEMIDPQVELVRGFADDVAERIAALGVSPQGTPGAIIKDRVWDDYSVGRDTVQAHLAALDLVYNGVISDTRKAIERLDDLDLVSQDLLIEHAGQMEKFQWFVRAHLESAGGTLANEGEQTEKGAAAAAR, from the coding sequence ATGAGTGAGTTCACCATTCCCGGCCTCTCCGACAAGGACAGCCGCGAGATCGCCGATCTGCTTCAGCGCCAGCTGAGCACCTACAACGATCTGCACCTCACCCTCAAGCACGTGCATTGGAATGTCGTGGGGCCCAACTTCATCGGCGTACACGAGATGATCGACCCGCAGGTGGAGCTGGTGCGCGGCTTCGCCGACGATGTCGCCGAGCGCATCGCCGCGCTGGGTGTCTCCCCGCAGGGCACGCCGGGGGCGATCATCAAAGACCGGGTGTGGGACGACTATTCGGTGGGCCGCGACACGGTGCAGGCGCACCTGGCCGCGCTGGATCTGGTGTACAACGGCGTCATCTCCGACACCCGCAAGGCCATCGAACGGCTCGACGACCTGGACCTGGTGTCCCAGGACCTGTTGATCGAGCACGCGGGCCAGATGGAGAAGTTCCAGTGGTTCGTCCGGGCGCATCTGGAGAGCGCGGGCGGCACGCTGGCGAACGAGGGGGAGCAGACCGAGAAAGGCGCTGCCGCGGCGGCGCGGTGA
- a CDS encoding UdgX family uracil-DNA binding protein (This protein belongs to the uracil DNA glycosylase superfamily, members of which act in excision repair of DNA. However, it belongs more specifically to UdgX branch, whose founding member was found to bind uracil in DNA (where it does not belong), without cleaving it, appears to promote DNA repair by a pathway involving RecA, rather than base excision.) has translation MDHPGAADFVPPTRSLTVLADAVRGCRGCDLYRDADQAVFGAGPRSARIMLVGEQPGDREDRAGQPFVGPAGRLLDKALDAASVDRTQVYVTNAVKHFKFTERGKRRIHQKPSRTEVVACRPWLLAELAAVAPDTLVLMGATAAQSLLGNDFRLTAHRREVLALPDAEVLALPDAEMPSLPDAPAPDVVVTIHPSAVLRGPDDSRAEAFDSLVEDLRFAAGLRTGT, from the coding sequence ATGGACCACCCCGGCGCCGCGGACTTCGTACCGCCCACCCGCAGCCTGACCGTTCTGGCGGACGCCGTCCGCGGTTGCCGGGGCTGCGACCTGTACCGCGATGCCGATCAGGCGGTGTTCGGCGCGGGGCCCCGGTCGGCGCGCATCATGCTGGTCGGCGAGCAGCCCGGCGATCGCGAGGACCGGGCGGGCCAACCGTTCGTCGGGCCGGCGGGCCGGCTGCTGGACAAGGCGCTCGACGCGGCGTCGGTAGACCGTACGCAGGTCTACGTCACCAACGCCGTCAAGCATTTCAAGTTCACCGAACGCGGCAAGCGCCGCATTCATCAGAAGCCGAGCCGGACCGAGGTGGTGGCCTGCCGGCCCTGGCTGCTGGCCGAATTGGCGGCGGTGGCTCCGGACACCCTGGTCCTGATGGGTGCCACCGCCGCGCAGTCGTTGCTGGGCAACGACTTCCGGCTGACCGCACACCGCCGCGAGGTACTCGCGCTTCCGGATGCGGAGGTACTCGCGCTTCCGGATGCGGAGATGCCGTCGCTGCCCGACGCACCGGCACCCGATGTGGTGGTCACCATCCACCCGTCGGCGGTGCTGCGCGGCCCGGACGACAGCCGTGCCGAGGCCTTCGACTCACTGGTCGAGGACCTCCGCTTCGCCGCGGGCCTGCGCACCGGGACCTGA
- a CDS encoding AzlC family ABC transporter permease — MPEHPVRAVLRLSAPIGLAFVPLGMALGFLVVHAGLAWWWAPVFAAVIYAGSLEFLMVGLAAAGAPVATVALTSFVVNSRHVFYALSFPLQRVRGTAAKLYSTYVLSDEAYAVGVSPAAATWTSRQILLMQCAFHFTWAASAGLGGLLGAALPVQRLQGLDFALTALFVVLAIDAYRQRPDRLTAALAAVSAVTAWLLAPGQLLVCAFAAFTAALLARFAIDRRRADG, encoded by the coding sequence ATGCCCGAGCATCCCGTCCGCGCGGTCCTGCGGCTGTCTGCCCCCATCGGTTTGGCATTCGTCCCACTGGGCATGGCGCTGGGATTCCTGGTGGTGCACGCCGGGCTGGCCTGGTGGTGGGCGCCGGTCTTCGCGGCGGTGATCTATGCGGGCTCGCTGGAGTTCCTGATGGTCGGTCTGGCGGCGGCCGGCGCCCCCGTCGCCACCGTGGCGCTGACCAGCTTCGTGGTGAACTCCCGGCACGTGTTCTACGCCTTGTCGTTCCCGCTGCAGCGCGTCCGCGGTACCGCCGCGAAGCTGTACAGCACCTACGTGTTGTCCGACGAGGCGTACGCGGTGGGCGTCAGTCCGGCGGCCGCCACCTGGACCAGCCGGCAGATCCTGTTGATGCAGTGCGCTTTTCACTTCACCTGGGCCGCTTCGGCCGGGCTGGGCGGACTGCTGGGCGCCGCCCTGCCGGTGCAGCGGCTGCAGGGTCTGGACTTCGCGCTGACGGCGCTGTTCGTGGTGCTGGCCATCGACGCCTACCGGCAGCGGCCGGACCGGCTCACCGCCGCGCTCGCCGCGGTGAGCGCGGTGACGGCCTGGCTGCTGGCGCCGGGACAGCTGCTGGTGTGTGCGTTCGCGGCGTTCACCGCGGCGCTGTTGGCGCGGTTCGCCATCGACCGCCGGCGTGCCGATGGCTGA
- a CDS encoding branched-chain amino acid transporter permease yields the protein MADPGHIAVLVAVSAAVTWALRALPFAALAPMRHSAVVKYLSVHMPLGVMVMLALYTVRDVPEAAVRQQVWMAVAVAVTAGLQVWRRHALVSILAGTVIYVTLMTAW from the coding sequence ATGGCTGACCCCGGCCACATCGCCGTGCTCGTCGCGGTGAGCGCCGCCGTGACGTGGGCGCTGCGCGCGTTGCCGTTCGCCGCACTGGCGCCCATGCGGCACAGCGCCGTCGTCAAGTATCTGAGCGTGCACATGCCGCTCGGCGTGATGGTGATGCTGGCCCTGTACACCGTGCGCGACGTGCCCGAAGCCGCTGTGCGCCAGCAGGTGTGGATGGCGGTCGCGGTGGCCGTCACCGCGGGGCTGCAGGTGTGGCGCCGGCATGCGCTGGTGTCGATCCTGGCGGGCACCGTAATTTACGTGACTTTGATGACGGCGTGGTGA
- a CDS encoding GNAT family N-acetyltransferase, with protein MSAVNFFPGTELAARIEAAETALISAGAAEVRPLAGGAACFAGPDSPLTKVVGLGFGGVPTDAELDEIERDYARRGAPVQVELSNLADPRIGALLTGRGYRLVSFENVLGTRPVAEPGVPGVRVDKARAAELQAWIDVVVDGFAHPDAEGVPSHEEFPRDVLAAAVRDMVAAGAVTYLARCQDTIAGGASMRLTDGVAQLTGAATAPAFRRRGVQSALLSARLSDAHAAGADIAVVTTSPGSRSQQNVQRKGFQLLYTRAILVR; from the coding sequence GTGAGCGCCGTGAATTTCTTCCCGGGAACCGAACTCGCGGCGCGGATCGAGGCGGCCGAGACGGCGCTGATCAGTGCGGGCGCCGCCGAGGTCCGCCCGCTGGCCGGGGGCGCGGCGTGCTTCGCCGGTCCGGATTCGCCGCTGACCAAGGTGGTGGGCCTCGGCTTCGGCGGGGTGCCCACCGACGCCGAGCTCGACGAGATCGAACGGGACTACGCGCGCCGCGGAGCGCCCGTTCAGGTGGAGCTGTCGAATTTGGCCGACCCGCGGATCGGTGCGCTGCTGACCGGTCGCGGTTATCGGCTGGTGTCGTTCGAGAATGTGCTCGGCACCCGGCCCGTCGCCGAGCCCGGCGTACCGGGCGTCCGGGTCGACAAGGCCCGTGCCGCCGAGCTGCAAGCCTGGATCGACGTGGTGGTCGACGGCTTCGCGCACCCGGACGCCGAAGGTGTGCCCAGCCATGAGGAGTTCCCGCGCGACGTCCTCGCCGCGGCGGTGCGGGATATGGTCGCCGCCGGTGCGGTCACCTACCTGGCGCGCTGCCAGGACACCATCGCCGGCGGGGCCAGCATGCGGCTGACCGACGGGGTCGCGCAGTTGACCGGGGCGGCCACCGCACCGGCGTTCCGCCGGCGCGGGGTGCAGAGCGCGTTGCTGTCGGCGCGGCTGTCCGACGCGCACGCCGCCGGCGCCGATATCGCCGTGGTCACCACCTCGCCCGGGTCACGGTCACAGCAGAACGTGCAGCGCAAGGGTTTTCAGCTGCTCTACACCCGGGCGATCCTGGTGCGCTAG
- a CDS encoding pyridoxamine 5'-phosphate oxidase family protein: MRTEVTTAEELRTIVGEPTAAVANKVSDRLSDIHRDWIAHSPLCFIATTDAQGRVDVSPKGDPAGFVHVLDAHTIAIPERPGNKRVDGYLNVLQNPRVGTLFVIPGRGDTVRVNGRAEILSDAPYFDAMAVKGKRPILALEVTVEEVFFHCAKAFLRSDAWKPETWNPDAMPSTAQLARSFKPDLTLEQLQAYYAEDHLRTLLY, translated from the coding sequence ATGCGAACCGAAGTCACGACCGCCGAAGAACTCCGGACCATCGTCGGGGAACCCACCGCCGCCGTCGCCAACAAGGTGAGCGACCGACTGTCCGATATCCACCGGGACTGGATCGCGCATTCCCCGCTGTGCTTCATCGCCACCACCGACGCCCAGGGCCGGGTGGACGTCTCCCCGAAGGGCGACCCGGCCGGTTTCGTGCACGTGCTGGACGCGCACACCATCGCCATCCCGGAACGCCCCGGCAACAAACGTGTGGACGGCTATCTCAACGTGTTGCAGAACCCGCGGGTGGGCACGCTGTTCGTCATCCCCGGCCGTGGGGACACCGTTCGGGTCAACGGGCGCGCCGAAATCCTGTCCGACGCACCTTATTTCGACGCGATGGCCGTCAAGGGCAAGCGTCCCATCCTGGCCCTCGAGGTCACCGTCGAGGAAGTGTTCTTCCACTGCGCCAAGGCGTTCCTGCGCTCGGACGCGTGGAAGCCGGAAACCTGGAACCCGGACGCGATGCCCAGCACCGCGCAGCTGGCCCGCTCGTTCAAGCCGGACCTGACCCTGGAGCAGCTGCAGGCGTACTACGCCGAGGATCACCTGCGCACGCTGCTGTACTGA
- the menE gene encoding o-succinylbenzoate--CoA ligase, whose translation MTVLRPLPIEPGAAALSALPTIEAVLTGQPGDGRPALLPVPSDDPRQADLLTGALRAGESVGDHIAVVVPTSGTTGTPKGAMLSVTALTASAHATHDRLGGPGHWLLALPAHHIAGLQVLVRSVLAGTTPVAIPASVTAADVISAVAALGSGRRYASLVATQLVKLLDEPAAVAALAELDAVLIGGGPMPAGVGERAAAAGIRVVRTYGMSETAGGCVYDGRALDGVRVRIDDGRVVLGGAMVADGYRNPVTPDPFAERGWFRTDDLGTLDGSGVLSILGRVDDAISTGGLTVLPQLVENALAGHPAVAECAVFGVPDARLGQRVAAAIVAVPGAAPPALPEIRALIAETLEVTAAPREIHVVDALPRRGIGKLDRKALSRRFGDTG comes from the coding sequence ATAACCGTCCTGCGCCCGCTGCCCATCGAGCCCGGCGCGGCGGCCCTGTCGGCGCTGCCCACGATCGAGGCGGTGCTCACCGGGCAGCCCGGCGACGGGCGTCCGGCGCTGTTGCCGGTCCCCTCCGACGACCCCCGCCAGGCCGACCTGCTGACCGGTGCCCTGCGGGCGGGCGAATCCGTCGGCGACCACATCGCGGTGGTGGTGCCGACATCCGGCACCACCGGCACCCCCAAGGGCGCCATGCTGTCGGTCACCGCGCTGACCGCGAGCGCACACGCCACCCACGACCGCCTCGGCGGCCCCGGCCACTGGCTGCTGGCGTTGCCCGCCCATCACATCGCCGGGTTGCAGGTGCTGGTCCGCAGCGTGCTGGCCGGCACGACGCCGGTGGCGATCCCGGCGAGCGTCACCGCGGCCGACGTGATCTCGGCGGTCGCCGCCCTGGGATCCGGCCGCCGATACGCCTCACTGGTGGCCACGCAACTGGTCAAGCTGCTCGACGAACCGGCCGCGGTGGCGGCACTGGCCGAACTGGACGCCGTGCTGATCGGAGGGGGCCCGATGCCGGCCGGTGTCGGCGAACGGGCGGCCGCCGCCGGCATCCGGGTGGTGCGCACCTACGGGATGAGTGAGACCGCAGGCGGATGCGTGTACGACGGGCGGGCGCTCGACGGTGTGCGGGTGCGCATCGACGACGGCCGCGTGGTGCTCGGCGGGGCCATGGTGGCCGACGGCTACCGCAACCCGGTGACCCCCGACCCGTTCGCCGAACGGGGCTGGTTCCGCACCGACGACCTCGGCACGCTCGACGGTTCCGGGGTGCTGTCGATCCTCGGCCGCGTCGACGACGCCATCAGCACCGGCGGGCTCACCGTGCTGCCGCAACTGGTGGAGAACGCCCTGGCCGGCCATCCCGCGGTGGCCGAATGCGCCGTGTTCGGGGTTCCCGACGCGCGGCTGGGACAGCGGGTGGCCGCGGCCATCGTCGCGGTGCCCGGTGCGGCACCACCGGCCCTGCCCGAGATCCGCGCCCTGATCGCGGAGACGCTGGAAGTGACCGCCGCGCCGCGCGAGATCCACGTCGTCGACGCGCTGCCGCGGCGCGGTATCGGCAAGCTAGACCGAAAAGCGCTTTCCCGACGGTTCGGTGACACCGGATGA
- a CDS encoding DUF3349 domain-containing protein produces MNAFLAKIVAWLNAGYPEGVPGPDRVPLMALLTRRLSNDEVKAVAQDLVDRGEFDHIDIGVLITQITDELPREEDVERVRNRLAATGWPLDDPRDTDTADDEETP; encoded by the coding sequence GTGAACGCATTTCTCGCAAAGATCGTGGCGTGGCTGAATGCCGGCTATCCCGAAGGGGTTCCAGGTCCGGATCGCGTGCCACTGATGGCACTACTCACTCGTCGCCTCAGCAATGACGAGGTCAAGGCCGTCGCTCAGGACCTGGTCGACCGCGGCGAGTTCGACCACATCGACATCGGCGTGCTGATCACCCAGATCACCGACGAGTTGCCCCGCGAAGAAGACGTGGAGCGCGTGCGGAATCGGCTGGCCGCCACGGGCTGGCCGCTCGACGATCCGCGGGACACCGACACGGCCGACGACGAGGAGACCCCATAA